Proteins found in one Brevibacillus brevis genomic segment:
- a CDS encoding N-acetylmuramoyl-L-alanine amidase codes for MNITEMLLTNVNSRPKKKIVPKGVVIHWTANERSGANAVANRNYFNKPTTVASAHYIVDDKQIIRCLPEDEMGYHVGAQTYSQAALTKLSNYPNNCTIGIEMCVNADGSFAKMYEQTVALTADILKRHGWGVEHLWRHYDITGKNCPAFFVVNTTAQTYTGMPAKDAWAKFQQDVHRFLTAYPQKPQPDVDKCAVELKLTSTGKLIDDVSYVPIRMIAEAVGGAVEWEPSTQKVTVNGQEVSYVNDQGTAFAKTRELAALLGLQVEWDEPRKAVVLKK; via the coding sequence ATGAATATCACCGAGATGCTTTTGACCAACGTAAATTCCCGCCCCAAAAAGAAGATCGTCCCAAAAGGAGTCGTCATCCACTGGACGGCCAACGAACGCAGCGGCGCAAATGCCGTGGCAAACCGAAACTACTTCAACAAACCAACGACAGTAGCTAGTGCTCATTACATCGTGGACGACAAGCAAATCATTCGCTGTCTACCCGAGGACGAGATGGGCTACCACGTCGGGGCGCAGACTTATTCACAGGCCGCCTTGACCAAATTGAGCAACTACCCGAACAACTGCACGATTGGGATTGAAATGTGCGTCAATGCAGATGGAAGCTTTGCGAAAATGTACGAGCAAACAGTGGCACTGACCGCGGATATCTTGAAGCGACATGGCTGGGGAGTCGAGCACCTGTGGCGTCATTACGACATTACGGGGAAAAACTGCCCGGCCTTTTTTGTCGTCAATACGACCGCGCAAACCTATACGGGAATGCCAGCGAAGGACGCATGGGCAAAGTTTCAACAGGATGTCCACAGGTTTCTCACAGCTTATCCACAAAAACCACAGCCTGATGTGGATAAGTGCGCAGTTGAACTGAAACTTACCTCCACAGGAAAACTAATCGATGATGTTTCCTATGTACCCATCCGAATGATTGCGGAGGCAGTGGGTGGAGCAGTGGAATGGGAGCCTTCCACGCAAAAAGTGACCGTGAACGGACAGGAAGTCTCCTATGTAAACGACCAGGGAACTGCTTTTGCGAAAACAAGAGAGCTTGCTGCCTTACTAGGACTGCAAGTGGAGTGGGACGAGCCGAGAAAAGCGGTCGTATTGAAGAAATAA
- a CDS encoding phage holin family protein, which translates to MKPLHSLESIATPANAWATTAGAIVSPAFHYLYGTNRQDILIVLFFMIVLDWITGISAAKKDQSYSSDYGLSRIPRTLFLMALPAVANLLDRVMGTPGFLFYGVTFGLIYHTWTSLTANAHRAGWPMPKSIERLVSAEIKAKAERAKRKES; encoded by the coding sequence AAGCATCGCAACCCCAGCAAACGCCTGGGCGACCACAGCAGGTGCAATCGTGTCGCCCGCCTTTCACTATCTATACGGCACCAACCGCCAAGACATCCTCATCGTCCTCTTCTTCATGATCGTCCTCGACTGGATCACAGGCATCTCCGCCGCCAAAAAAGACCAATCCTACTCCTCCGACTACGGCCTGTCCCGAATCCCCCGCACCTTATTCCTCATGGCCCTACCAGCCGTAGCCAATCTCCTGGACCGCGTCATGGGCACCCCGGGCTTCTTGTTCTACGGCGTCACCTTCGGCCTCATCTACCACACCTGGACAAGCCTGACCGCCAATGCCCACCGCGCAGGCTGGCCAATGCCCAAATCCATCGAGAGATTAGTCAGCGCCGAAATTAAGGCAAAGGCAGAGCGTGCCAAACGAAAGGAGTCCTAG